A region from the Salvia splendens isolate huo1 chromosome 15, SspV2, whole genome shotgun sequence genome encodes:
- the LOC121767174 gene encoding U6 snRNA phosphodiesterase isoform X2 yields MDALRASYGDTSSDSDSESCPTRIPDRTPLPPPPLSLLQPPNSAGISDVLHTEHPNRVRNFPHVEGNYALHVYIPVYFPVSSRREILPFLERVAAAVNELHVVDVDIPLSNLIKDEQKLNQVVLGREFHVSLGRTVPIRVHQRDSLVAMLRQKLQSHKRYWIDFDKWEVFVNDDCTRTFLSLEVTGAGLAEKQIELVNGVYKLHNLPEFYQNPRPHISVAWAVGDKSSSLKSVIKAEMKRHFEVVSKKRIFTCKFGGISCKIGNKIYDICKVPEV; encoded by the exons ATGGACGCCTTGAGAGCATCGTATGGTGATACTTCATCTGACTCCGATTCAGAATCATGTCCGACCCGTATCCCCGACCGCACCCCTCTCCCTCCGCCGCCGTTGTCTCTTCTCCAGCCCCCAAATTCAGCAG GTATATCCGATGTTTTGCATACAGAGCATCCAAATCGAGTCCGCAACTTCCCCCATGTTGAGGGTAATTATGCTTTGCATGTTTATATTCCAG TGTATTTTCCCGTTTCATCAAGAAGGGAGATTCTACCCTTCCTGGAAAGGGTTGCAGCTGCCGTGAATGAACTTCATGTGGTTGATGTTGACATCCCCTTAagtaatttaattaaagatgAGCAAAAGCTCAATCAAGTTGTTCTTGGGAGGGAATTCCACGTGAGCTTGGGAAGGACTGTTCCAATTCGAGTGCACCAGCGAGACTCACTAGTGGCTATGCTTCGGCAGAAACTACAGTCTCATAAGAG GTATTGGATTGATTTTGATAAATGGGAAGTTTTTGTCAATGATGATTGTACTCGGACCTTTCTCTCATTGGAAGTCACCGGAGCAGGCTTAGCTGAG AAGCAAATTGAGTTGGTAAATGGAGTCTACAAGCTTCACAATCTCCCAGAGTTTTATCAG AATCCACGCCCGCATATATCCGTAGCTTGGGCCGTTGGTGATAAAAGCAGCTCTTTGAAGAGTGTGATCAAAGCAGAAATGAAGAGAcattttgaagttgtatctaAGAAACGCATTTTCACTTGCAAATTTGGTGGGATTTCAtgcaaaataggtaacaaaatCTACGATATATGCAAGGTCCCAGAAGTATGA
- the LOC121767174 gene encoding U6 snRNA phosphodiesterase isoform X1 — MDALRASYGDTSSDSDSESCPTRIPDRTPLPPPPLSLLQPPNSAGISDVLHTEHPNRVRNFPHVEGNYALHVYIPVYFPVSSRREILPFLERVAAAVNELHVVDVDIPLSNLIKDEQKLNQVVLGREFHVSLGRTVPIRVHQRDSLVAMLRQKLQSHKRYWIDFDKWEVFVNDDCTRTFLSLEVTGAGLAEIQKQIELVNGVYKLHNLPEFYQNPRPHISVAWAVGDKSSSLKSVIKAEMKRHFEVVSKKRIFTCKFGGISCKIGNKIYDICKVPEV; from the exons ATGGACGCCTTGAGAGCATCGTATGGTGATACTTCATCTGACTCCGATTCAGAATCATGTCCGACCCGTATCCCCGACCGCACCCCTCTCCCTCCGCCGCCGTTGTCTCTTCTCCAGCCCCCAAATTCAGCAG GTATATCCGATGTTTTGCATACAGAGCATCCAAATCGAGTCCGCAACTTCCCCCATGTTGAGGGTAATTATGCTTTGCATGTTTATATTCCAG TGTATTTTCCCGTTTCATCAAGAAGGGAGATTCTACCCTTCCTGGAAAGGGTTGCAGCTGCCGTGAATGAACTTCATGTGGTTGATGTTGACATCCCCTTAagtaatttaattaaagatgAGCAAAAGCTCAATCAAGTTGTTCTTGGGAGGGAATTCCACGTGAGCTTGGGAAGGACTGTTCCAATTCGAGTGCACCAGCGAGACTCACTAGTGGCTATGCTTCGGCAGAAACTACAGTCTCATAAGAG GTATTGGATTGATTTTGATAAATGGGAAGTTTTTGTCAATGATGATTGTACTCGGACCTTTCTCTCATTGGAAGTCACCGGAGCAGGCTTAGCTGAG ATCCAGAAGCAAATTGAGTTGGTAAATGGAGTCTACAAGCTTCACAATCTCCCAGAGTTTTATCAG AATCCACGCCCGCATATATCCGTAGCTTGGGCCGTTGGTGATAAAAGCAGCTCTTTGAAGAGTGTGATCAAAGCAGAAATGAAGAGAcattttgaagttgtatctaAGAAACGCATTTTCACTTGCAAATTTGGTGGGATTTCAtgcaaaataggtaacaaaatCTACGATATATGCAAGGTCCCAGAAGTATGA